The Paenibacillus sp. BIC5C1 DNA segment GCGTATCCGCTGTCGCGCAAGTCGTTTTACGGAAGAGGAGCCATCATTATTTTCATGATGATCACGATGTTCTTTGATGGCGGTCTGATTCCAACCTATCTCTTGATGAAAGACCTTCATTTATTGGATACACGCTGGGCGATGTGGCTGCCAGGGGCGCTCGCAGTGTTTCAGGTTATCGTAGCGAGAACCTTCTTCCAGTCTTCCATCCCGGAAGAGCTGGGGGAGGCGGCGGAAATGGACGGATGTCGAGACATTCGGTATTTGATCAGCGTGGTTCTTCCGTTATCGAAGCCGATTCTGGCGGTCATGACCCTGATGTATGCGGTGGGGCACTGGAATGCGTACTTTGATGCCCTAATCTATCTTCGTTCCGAGAAGCTGTTCCCACTCCAATATGTGCTGCGCAATCTGCTAATTCTAAACGCCGCAGACCCGGCAATGTTAGCCAATACAAGCCAGCAGCTAAGAGATCAGGGATTCGAGCAGGTGCTGAAATACGCACTGATCGTAGTCGCCAGCATTCCCATTCTCATCATGTACCCGTTTGTGCAGAAGCATTTTGTTAAAGGGGTTATGGTTGGCTCGCTCAAAGGATGATCTTTGTCATCTGCGTCCGTTACGCCACTTGAAAGGAGGTGGGGGAACACTCCGGCTTCCGGAATCGGGTTTAACACGAATACGTAATCAGATGGTTATGCCGTTTTCAACAAAAAGGAGGAGTCAGATTGAAAAAATCTTGGATTTCGATGTTGTTT contains these protein-coding regions:
- a CDS encoding carbohydrate ABC transporter permease, producing the protein MFNLMNRNRIKDPLGDRIFMTFNYIFLFAILLTVFYPLLYIISSSFSSSRAVTSGQVWLFPVDFNIKAYISIFKSQQLMLGFYNTIIYTVVGTFINVALTVMLAYPLSRKSFYGRGAIIIFMMITMFFDGGLIPTYLLMKDLHLLDTRWAMWLPGALAVFQVIVARTFFQSSIPEELGEAAEMDGCRDIRYLISVVLPLSKPILAVMTLMYAVGHWNAYFDALIYLRSEKLFPLQYVLRNLLILNAADPAMLANTSQQLRDQGFEQVLKYALIVVASIPILIMYPFVQKHFVKGVMVGSLKG